One genomic window of Cannabis sativa cultivar Pink pepper isolate KNU-18-1 chromosome 2, ASM2916894v1, whole genome shotgun sequence includes the following:
- the LOC115720904 gene encoding protein BOLA4, chloroplastic/mitochondrial, whose product MSAKTLMARSYVFTGATNPLLTRMRESVPILARVTQTNQWLGSITTTRRTFITFSSREFHARVQSGLDFRAGGRRKIFTSTPVRAAHVNDAGSIDSPLINSMQIKIKEQLNAESVSVKDAYGDGRHVSIDVVSSAFEGQSAVNRQRMVYKAIWEELQNTVHAVDQMTTKTPKEAGIDQ is encoded by the exons ATGTCGGCGAAGACGTTAATGGCGCGTTCATACGTTTTTACAGGAGCAACTAATCCATTGTTGACGAGAATGCGTGAATCGGTTCCTATATTGGCTAGGGTTACACAGACGAATCAATGGTTGGGGAGCATTACCACTACCAGAAGAACCTTCATTACTTTCTCGAGTAGAGAATTCCATGCTCGTGTTCAATCGGGTTTGGATTTTCGCGCTGGTGGTCGTCGGAAGATTTTCACTTCCACTCCTGTTCGTGCTGCTCATGTTAATGACGCTGGCTCCATTGATTCACCTCTTATCAACTCCATGCAAATCAAG ATTAAGGAGCAACTTAATGCAGAATCAGTCTCTGTTAAGGATGCTTATGGAGATGGTCGGCATGTCAG TATCGATGTGGTGTCTTCAGCCTTCGAGGGACAATCAGCAGTGAATAGACAGAGAATGGTGTACAAAGCCATATGGGAAGAGCTTCAAAACACAGTTCATGCAGTTGATCAGATGACTACCAAAACCCCAAAAGAAGCAGGAATTGATCAGTA
- the LOC115718432 gene encoding uncharacterized protein LOC115718432, producing MRDIVSCFSENSVTVSNPLSSSSCSNYSTASTCITTTPASSIPSIQNAVVSIHRVILSNPPKKHIIVKTTWCRNNSVQGLTVSFGEDPLATMKLNINSRLFRKKKGSKIFDSHGSKIELYWDLSNSKFENGPEPIEGFYIVATFDSEIGLILGDLGEDFVSKKLKNKTQMAKTSLISRHEHCSGNTLYSTKAQFSETGVSHEVLIKCSGEHPVLVVSIDKKVVIRVKRLQWNFRGNQTIFVDGLLVDLLWDVHDWFFNSSSSSGFAVFMFRTRSGLDSRLWLEEKLMATQNKDLQEKLEFSLLIYACKSKTS from the coding sequence ATGAGAGACATTGTATCATGTTTCAGCGAAAACTCAGTGACTGTATCAAAcccattatcatcatcatcatgttcAAACTACTCAACAGCATCAACATGTATAACAACAACACCAGCTTCTTCAATTCCCTCCATTCAAAACGCCGTCGTTTCAATCCACAGAGTGATTCTCTCAAACCCCCCAAAAAAACACATCATTGTAAAAACCACATGGTGTCGAAACAACTCAGTACAAGGCTTAACAGTATCATTCGGTGAAGACCCATTAGCCACAATGAAACTCAACATAAACTCTCGTTTGTTTCGCAAGAAAAAGGGTAGCAAAATCTTCGATTCCCATGGCTCAAAAATCGAACTTTATTGGGATCTTTCCAACTCCAAATTCGAAAACGGACCAGAACCCATTGAAGGGTTTTATATAGTGGCAACATTCGATTCAGAAATCGGACTCATTTTAGGCGATTTGGGTGAAGATTTTGTTTCCAAAAAGCTCAAAAACAAAACCCAAATGGCCAAAACATCTCTAATCTCACGCCATGAACATTGCTCTGGTAACACTCTTTACTCTACAAaagctcagttttctgaaacaGGGGTTTCTCATGAGGTTTTAATCAAGTGTAGTGGAGAACACCCTGTTCTTGTGGTGAGTATTGATAAGAAAGTTGTGATTAGAGTTAAGAGACTTCAATGGAATTTTAGAGGGAATCAAACCATTTTTGTTGATGGGTTATTGGTTGATTTGCTTTGGGATGTTCATGATTGGTTCTTCaattcttcatcatcatctggATTTGCTGTGTTTATGTTTAGAACAAGAAGTGGTTTGGATTCAAGGCTTTGGTTAGAAGAGAAATTAATGGCTACTCAGAATAAAGATCTTCAagaaaagcttgagttttctCTTTTGATCTATGCATGTAAGAGTAAGACttcttaa
- the LOC115718706 gene encoding uncharacterized protein LOC115718706 isoform X2 encodes MAASGRSTMAVRAFLRATQRVSPSPRPSLSSPFLPPPQAQARISSTPLRLLRRELSSFRPLHSAIASACLVSKLPNDVDSSSDGRFANYLSPI; translated from the exons ATGGCAGCTTCAGGAAGATCAACAATGGCGGTTCGCGCCTTCTTGAGAGCTACCCAAAGAGTCTCACCATCACCAAGACCTTCGCTTTCATCACCTTTCCTACCTCCTCCTCAGGCCCAGGCTCGAATCTCATCGACTCCATTGAG GCTTTTGAGGCGAGAATTGAGCTCTTTTAGACCTCTTCATAGTGCCATAGCTTCTGCTTGCCTAGTCTCGAAGCTTCCCAACGATGTGGATTCGTCTTCTGATG GTCGATTTGCTAACTATCTCAGTCCCATCTAG
- the LOC115718706 gene encoding uncharacterized protein LOC115718706 isoform X1 — translation MAASGRSTMAVRAFLRATQRVSPSPRPSLSSPFLPPPQAQARISSTPLRLLRRELSSFRPLHSAIASACLVSKLPNDVDSSSDGLFFFRFSSKLCSFMQFRLYFFNSSIVNW, via the exons ATGGCAGCTTCAGGAAGATCAACAATGGCGGTTCGCGCCTTCTTGAGAGCTACCCAAAGAGTCTCACCATCACCAAGACCTTCGCTTTCATCACCTTTCCTACCTCCTCCTCAGGCCCAGGCTCGAATCTCATCGACTCCATTGAG GCTTTTGAGGCGAGAATTGAGCTCTTTTAGACCTCTTCATAGTGCCATAGCTTCTGCTTGCCTAGTCTCGAAGCTTCCCAACGATGTGGATTCGTCTTCTGATGGTTTGTTCTTTTTCCGTTTCTCTTCAAAATTGTGTTCTTTTATGCAATTTCGACTGTATTTTTTCAATTCGAGTATAGTTAATTGGTGA